The DNA sequence CAGGCCGGAACGTGTCGGCAATATTGCCGTAGTCTTTGCTGCGCTGGTCTTCGTTGCGAATCAACAACGCGATCGGCGTGCCGGTCGTCTTGCCCTCGTACACGCCGGACAGGATTTCCACCGTGTCCGATTCCTGGCGCTGCGTCACGTGCCGCGACGTGCCCGGCTTGCGGCGGTCGAGTTCGGGCTGGATATCGGCTTCCGACAAGGCCATGCCCGGCGGGCAGCCATCCACCACGCAACCGATGGCCGGGCCGTGCGACTCGCCGAAAGTGGTGACCGAAAAGAGCGTGCCGATAGTGTTGCCGGACATGGTGATATCGAATTGATTAGAAAGGCACGATTTTAACGTATCGTCCTTGCAGCCGTAGAAAAAACGCGACAACCAACAGTTGCGGCGACGGATTAACCACATGAAAAAATTAAGGAAATGTCTTGATTGCACGACAGCAAAATATCGTGCAGTATCCAAACAATAATTTACAGAGCGAAATTACTTAACTGAAAGCATGTCCACCGCTTAGTAAGCTAATCTGGACAAGCGCCAAGAAAAATTACTAGCCTGGCAATACAAAACCTATCGCCGTACTGTTTCACATGGAATTTTCTGTATATTGCTTTCAGGCAAAAACCTCTGAGCTGCGGGGGGGACAATGAGCGGATCGAGAACGTCGGCTGGCGACGATCTGATATTTCTGGAAGAAACGACGGAGGCGAGCAGCGCTCCCGGATGCCCCACCGGACAGCACGTCTGGCGGGTCATGATCGTCGACGACGATGCCGATGTCCATTCGGCCACCATGTTCGCGCTCGCCAACCTGGAAATGCAGCACCGCCCCCTGGAATTCCTGCATGCCTATTCGGCGGCGCAGGCGCGCGAGCTGCTGGCCCGCGAAAAAGACATTGCGGTCATCCTGCTCGATGTCGTGATGGAACAGGGCGACTCAGGGCTGCAACTGGTGCGCCACATCCGCGAAGTGCTCAAGCTCAGCGAGGTCCGCATCATCCTGCGCACCGGCCAGCCCGGCTATGCGCCGGAAATCGATGCCATCCGCGATTTCGACATCAACGATTACAAGACCAAGTCGGAGCTAACCCGCATCAAGCTGTACACCACGGTCACCGCCGCCATCCGTTCCTACGAACAGATCTGCGCGATCAACGCCAGCCGGCGCGGCCTCGACCGTATCGTGCGGGCCAGTTCGGAATTGATGGCGCTGCACGGTCTGGACAGTTTTGCCGCAGGCGTCCTTAGCCAGGTGGCGTGCCTGCTCGACCTGCCTCCGAACGGGCTGCTTTGCCTGCATGAAAAATCGGATGAGCACGGGCATGAATTGTTGACCGTGGCGGCCCGCGGAATGCACGCTGGACTGCTGAACAAGCCGATCTGCGCGCTTTCCAATGCCCATGTTGCGGGCGCCATGCAGGCTGCGCTGCGCGAGCGCCACCACGTCTACGGAGACGATTTCGCCACGCTTTACCTGGGCGGCAATGCCAGAGCCGAATTCGTCGCGTTTATCGATACCGGCAAAACCGTCGGCGAGATCGATCGGCAATTGCTGAACGTATTCTGCCGCACCATCGCCGTCGGCCTGGACAATGTACTGCTCATGTCCCGCCTGCACACGTCCGCGTTTTACGATCCGCTGACCAAGCTACCCAATCGTACCCGGCTCAAGGAAATGCTGGACGCGGCGCTCGCAGCCCCATCCCGGGCCGAAGCCACGCTCGCGCTGGTCGACATCGACCATTTTGCCGAGACTAACGATGCGCTGGGTCACCAGTTCGGCGACTCGCTCCTGCTCGGCGTGGCGGCGCGCCTGCAATCGGAGCTGGGCGATTCGCTGGTGGTCGGGCGCGTGGGCGGCGATACCTTCGCCGTGCTCGGCAACGCTGCACTGGTCAACCCAGACCTGATCCTGGATCTGTTCGACAAGCCGTTCCACATCGATGGGCAGGAAGTGCAGCTTTCCGCCACCGCAGGCCTGGTCAACCTGCACGACTACGAAGGCTGCGGCGCGGACGCGCTCAAGGACGCCGACATCGCGCTCAAGCGCGCCAAGCTTCTGCAGCGCGCCGGCCATTTCTATTTCTCGCGCAGCATGGGAGTGGACATCCGCGAACGGGTGCGCCTGATGCACGCTCTGCGCTCCGCCCTGGAAGCGAAGGAACTGTTCGTCGTCTATCAGCCGCAAATCGATCTCGCGACGCGCCGCCCGGTCGGCGCGGAAGCCTTGCTGCGCTGGAAGACCAAGGACGGCACCTTCATCGCGCCCGACCGCTTCATTCCGATCGCCGAGTACTCCGGCCTGATTATCGAGATCGGCGAACAGGTGATGCGCGTCGCCTGCGAGGAGCTGGTGCGGCTGCAAGCGCTCGGCTTCACCGATTTCACGATGTCGATCAACGTCTCCCAGGTCCAGTTCCGCCATCCGCGCTTCCTTGACACGCTGCGCGCGGTGCTGGTCGACACAGGGGCGCCGGCCTCGCGCATCGAGCTGGAAATCACCGAATCGATCGCCATGGAGGAACCCGATGCGCTGATCGAACTGCTCGGCAAGATCAAGCAGATCGGGGTCAGCATCGCGATCGACGATTTCGGCACCGGCTTTTCGTCGCTCAGCTACCTGCAGCGCCTGCAGGCCGACCGCCTCAAGATCGACCGTGGCTTCGTGACGGAGATCACCAGTTCAGCGCGCGGCAGCAGCATTGCCGAGATGGTGATTCAGCTCGGCCGCAACCTCGGCCTGTCGGTGGTGGCGGAGGGCGTCGAGGATGAACGGCAGGCGGAAATACTGGCCGCGCTCGGTTGCCCGCTGGCGCAAGGCTACCTGTTCGCACGACCGATGACGGTCGAGCAATTGCAGAGCTGGCTGGAGCACACCGCCGCATGACGCGGCATCTCATCCGGGAGCAGCCGTGATGCGCAGAAGACGCACCCTGACACTGCGGCGCGCGATCGTGCTCATGGTGATGCTCGGCTTGCTGATACCCGCCCTGCTCATCAGCGGCTACTCCTGGATCAATCGCTATAACGAGGACATCCGCAAGCAGACCGAGGGCCTGCTGCAGCAGAATGCCGCGGTTCTGGCCACCGGCATGCAGGAGCCGCTGTGGAACCTCAACCAAGAAAGTGGCAATGCACTGCTGGAAGCGATGATGTCGCGCGACGAGGACATCGTGCGCATCGAAGTGCGCGACAACGCGCTCGGCGTGTTCGTCTCGGGCGAGCATCCGGAACGCCGCGACGGTTATACCGCGGTCACGGAAAAGCCCGTTCTCTACCATGGCAGCACCATCGGCTCGGTGCAGATCGAGGTCGGCAGCACAAGGCTGCGCCGAGCCCTGCTCGCGGGCCTGCTGGAATCGACGACGGCGATGGTCGCGCAGGCGGCGCTGTCGATCGTGCTGATCCTTCTCCTGCTGGACCGGCGCCTGGTGCGTCCGCTGCAGCGCATCAGCCTCGGCGCCGAACGCCTGGCGCAGCGCCAGCTGGAAGTGCCGTTTACCTGGCAGCGGCTGGACGAGATCGGCCTGCTCAGCCGCCGCATGGAAGACACCCGGATCAGCCTGCGCAAACTGTTCGACGAACTCGACCGCAAGAACCGGGAGCTGGAACAGGACATCACCGACAAGCGGCGCGCCGAGGAGGCGCTGAGCCTGTCGGAAGCCAAGTTCGCCGGCGCGTTCGACTGCAACCCGGAGGCGGTAGCGATCGTGCGCATGGGCGACGGCGTGATCATCGACGTCAATCAGACGTTCGCCGAGATGACCGGGTATGCGCGCGACGAAGCCGTCGGCAGGACATCGGTCGAACTGCAGATGTGGGTCAAGCCGGAACAACGGATAGCCATGTTTCGCGAGCTGCGCGACCGCTACAGCGTGCGCAACATTCCCTGGGAAATGCGTATCCGCCACGGAGTGACGCGTCAATGCCTTACCAACGGCACTATCTTCACTGCTAGCAATGAGCGCTACATCCTCGTGATCATTCGCGACGTGACCGACCAGCGCCAGCTCGAAGAGCAAAAGGCTGAGGCGGACCGCGCCTTGCTGCGCCTGGCCCAAGGCACGCGCGACATCGCCGGCGAATCCTTTTTCGACCTGCTGGTGGCGGACTTGGCTTCGGCGCTGGGTACCGATTGCGCATTCATCGGCCTGCGCACGCGCAAGTCGCAGGATCTCTTCCGCACCATCGCGGCCCACGAACGCGGACACGACGTCGGGCCCTTCGATTTCGCGAGCGCCGGCACGCCGTACGAACGCACGCTGGAAGACGGGATTTGCGTATACGCTTCAGACGTGCGGCGCAACTTTCCGGCCGATCATCTGCTGTCCGAACACGGATGGGAGAGCTATGCCGGTACCGCACTGCGCGACGCCGCAGGCAATCCGATCGGGGTGCTGGCGGTACTGCATTCGCAGCCGCTGAACAATCCCGACCTGGTACGCTCGATGCTGCAGGTGTTCGGCGAGCGTGCGTCGGCGGAAATGGAAAGAAAGCGCGCCGAAGAAGAGCTGCGCGCCAGCGAGCAGCGCTTTTCCACCATTTTCCAGTCTTCCCCGATCGCGATGTTCGTCACCCAGGTGCGCGGCAACTACATCATCAAGGATGTCAACCGCGCGTTCGAACAATTATTCCTGCGCAGCCGCGCTGCGGTATTCGGAAAAAATACCTCCGAAATCGGCCTGTATTGCAATCCGGAAGACCGCGCCGCGCTCATCGCCGAGCTGAAGCGGACCGGCACCGCAGACAGCCGGCCGGAGATCTGGATGTTGCGCGGCGATGGCAGCCGGGTCCTGGTGGAGATATTCGGCCATACCTTCACGCTGGCCGGCGACAGGTTCGGCATCCTGGCCTGTACCGACGTGACCGACAAGCGCCGCATCGAAAACGAAATCCGGGAACTGAACGCGACGCTCGAGCAGCGCGTGGTCGAACGCACCGAAGAATTGCAGCAGGCCAACGAGGAACTGGAATACACGCTCGGCACCTTGAACATGGCGCAGGAAGAACTGGTACGCAGCGAAAAGCTGGCGGCGCTCGGCTCCCTGGTGGCCGGTGTCGCGCACGAGCTCAACACCCCGATCGGCAACAGCCTGATGGTGGCCAGCACCCTGCTCGACCAGAGCCGCGCGCTGGGCACCAGCTACGCCCGGGACAACGGCATCAAGCGCTCGACGCTCGAGAACTACATCACGGATACCGGCAAGGCGGGCGACATCCTGGTGCGCAACCTGCAGCGCGCCGCCAACCTCGTCACTAGCTTCAAGCAAGTGGCGGTCGACCAGACCAGTTCGCAGCGCCGCACGTTCTCGGTCGCGGAAGTGGTGGCGGAAATCATGTTGACCTTGTGGCCGACGCTCAAGAAAACCTCATTCACGGTAAAACAGGATATTGCCGCCGGCCTGAAAATGGACAGCTATCCGGGACCGCTCGGGCAGGTCATCACCAACCTGGTGAACAACGCCCTGTTGCACGGTTTCGAAGGCCGTGCTACGGGCACGGTGCTGATTTCGGCGCATGAAAGCGCCGACGGCTGGCTGGAATTCGTTGTCCGGGACGATGGCGTCGGCATCCCGCCCGCCAACCTGAACAGGGTCTTCGATCCCTTCTTTACCACCAAGCTCGGCTCCGGCGGATCGGGCCTGGGGCTGAACATCGCGCACAACATCGTGACAGGCATCCTGGGCGGGCGCATCCGGATGCAAAGCGAAGTCGGACGCGGCACC is a window from the Noviherbaspirillum sp. UKPF54 genome containing:
- a CDS encoding EAL domain-containing protein, which codes for MSGSRTSAGDDLIFLEETTEASSAPGCPTGQHVWRVMIVDDDADVHSATMFALANLEMQHRPLEFLHAYSAAQARELLAREKDIAVILLDVVMEQGDSGLQLVRHIREVLKLSEVRIILRTGQPGYAPEIDAIRDFDINDYKTKSELTRIKLYTTVTAAIRSYEQICAINASRRGLDRIVRASSELMALHGLDSFAAGVLSQVACLLDLPPNGLLCLHEKSDEHGHELLTVAARGMHAGLLNKPICALSNAHVAGAMQAALRERHHVYGDDFATLYLGGNARAEFVAFIDTGKTVGEIDRQLLNVFCRTIAVGLDNVLLMSRLHTSAFYDPLTKLPNRTRLKEMLDAALAAPSRAEATLALVDIDHFAETNDALGHQFGDSLLLGVAARLQSELGDSLVVGRVGGDTFAVLGNAALVNPDLILDLFDKPFHIDGQEVQLSATAGLVNLHDYEGCGADALKDADIALKRAKLLQRAGHFYFSRSMGVDIRERVRLMHALRSALEAKELFVVYQPQIDLATRRPVGAEALLRWKTKDGTFIAPDRFIPIAEYSGLIIEIGEQVMRVACEELVRLQALGFTDFTMSINVSQVQFRHPRFLDTLRAVLVDTGAPASRIELEITESIAMEEPDALIELLGKIKQIGVSIAIDDFGTGFSSLSYLQRLQADRLKIDRGFVTEITSSARGSSIAEMVIQLGRNLGLSVVAEGVEDERQAEILAALGCPLAQGYLFARPMTVEQLQSWLEHTAA
- a CDS encoding PAS domain S-box protein, which encodes MRRRRTLTLRRAIVLMVMLGLLIPALLISGYSWINRYNEDIRKQTEGLLQQNAAVLATGMQEPLWNLNQESGNALLEAMMSRDEDIVRIEVRDNALGVFVSGEHPERRDGYTAVTEKPVLYHGSTIGSVQIEVGSTRLRRALLAGLLESTTAMVAQAALSIVLILLLLDRRLVRPLQRISLGAERLAQRQLEVPFTWQRLDEIGLLSRRMEDTRISLRKLFDELDRKNRELEQDITDKRRAEEALSLSEAKFAGAFDCNPEAVAIVRMGDGVIIDVNQTFAEMTGYARDEAVGRTSVELQMWVKPEQRIAMFRELRDRYSVRNIPWEMRIRHGVTRQCLTNGTIFTASNERYILVIIRDVTDQRQLEEQKAEADRALLRLAQGTRDIAGESFFDLLVADLASALGTDCAFIGLRTRKSQDLFRTIAAHERGHDVGPFDFASAGTPYERTLEDGICVYASDVRRNFPADHLLSEHGWESYAGTALRDAAGNPIGVLAVLHSQPLNNPDLVRSMLQVFGERASAEMERKRAEEELRASEQRFSTIFQSSPIAMFVTQVRGNYIIKDVNRAFEQLFLRSRAAVFGKNTSEIGLYCNPEDRAALIAELKRTGTADSRPEIWMLRGDGSRVLVEIFGHTFTLAGDRFGILACTDVTDKRRIENEIRELNATLEQRVVERTEELQQANEELEYTLGTLNMAQEELVRSEKLAALGSLVAGVAHELNTPIGNSLMVASTLLDQSRALGTSYARDNGIKRSTLENYITDTGKAGDILVRNLQRAANLVTSFKQVAVDQTSSQRRTFSVAEVVAEIMLTLWPTLKKTSFTVKQDIAAGLKMDSYPGPLGQVITNLVNNALLHGFEGRATGTVLISAHESADGWLEFVVRDDGVGIPPANLNRVFDPFFTTKLGSGGSGLGLNIAHNIVTGILGGRIRMQSEVGRGTSFFLNLPLVAPQRQHDDEAVRA